From one Humulus lupulus chromosome 8, drHumLupu1.1, whole genome shotgun sequence genomic stretch:
- the LOC133797888 gene encoding SHUGOSHIN 2-like isoform X3, giving the protein MDTVVQVDSADGSAQRKKLADISNLQRRFNPTNQDAKPKRTTITAKEYVEKLHKENTELVKLLADRNKLIELSAAEIQKLRISIQKVQLQNMQLAQTNSQMLAELNSSKDRLKLLQHELGCKNGLLEARKFEGKRKRVTCEDNDDEVGSTYQDGESLQVVQEKEPTLAPPPAVKEVCAKEKANNKRRCSRRLSARFKSKELEETENISEREDDEFQVSSLHDKPVIESSEMLSSQHDDPAEANGQTPSSLHGDLVGASGQTLQGSSLEKDEENTTPNSRNQEFRRSSVGRPLRRAATKVQSYKELSVMAKMRRTE; this is encoded by the exons ATGGACACCGTTGTCCAAGTTGATTCAG CAGATGGTAGTGCCCAAAGGAAAAAACTAGCTGACATTAGCAACTTACAGCGCCGATTTAATCCAACAAACCAAGATGCTAAGCCGAAGCGTACTACAATTACTGCTAAAGAATATGTGGAAAAGCTCCACAAG GAAAATACAGAATTGGTGAAGCTCCTCGCTGACAGAAA TAAACTTATTGAGCTGAGCGCTGCAGAAATACAGAAATTGAGAATAAGCATTCAGAAAGTACAACTACAAAATATGCAACTTGCCCAAACAAATAGCCAAATGCTGGCG GAGCTTAATTCAAGTAAAGACAGG TTAAAATTACTTCAGCATGAGCTTGGATGCAAAAATGGGTTACTTGAAGCAAGAAAGTTTGAG GGAAAGAGAAAAAGAGTAACTTGTGAGGATAACGATGATGAG GTGGGTTCAACTTATCAGGATGGAGAATCCTTGCAAGTGGTACAGGAAAAGGAACCTA CTTTGGCCCCTCCTCCTGCTGTTAAAGAAGTTTGTGCTAAAGAGAAGGCTAACAATAAAAG GCGTTGTTCCAGAAGGCTCTCTGCTAGGTTCAAATCTAAAGAATTAGAAGAAACGGAAAACATTTCTGAGAGAGAAGATGATGAATTTCAAGTATCTTCTTTACATGATAAACCGGTTATCGAAAGTAGCGAAATGCTGTCTTCTCAACATGATGATCCAGCGGAAGCAAATGGTCAAACGCCATCTTCTTTGCATGGTGATCTAGTTGGTGCAAGTGGTCAAACACTACAGGGATCATCATtagaaaaagatgaagaaaatacaACCCCCAATTCTAGGAATCAAGAATTTAGGCGATCATCTGTTGGAAGACCGCTACGCCGAGCAGCTACGAAGGTTCAATCCTACAAAGAGTTATCAGTTATGGCTAAGATGCGCAGAACTGAGTGA
- the LOC133797888 gene encoding SHUGOSHIN 1-like isoform X1, giving the protein MDTVVQVDSADGSAQRKKLADISNLQRRFNPTNQDAKPKRTTITAKEYVEKLHKENTELVKLLADRNKLIELSAAEIQKLRISIQKVQLQNMQLAQTNSQMLAELNSSKDRLKLLQHELGCKNGLLEARKFEGKRKRVTCEDNDDEVGSTYQDGESLQVVQEKEPSKANHRKKSRTQSLAPPPAVKEVCAKEKANNKRRCSRRLSARFKSKELEETENISEREDDEFQVSSLHDKPVIESSEMLSSQHDDPAEANGQTPSSLHGDLVGASGQTLQGSSLEKDEENTTPNSRNQEFRRSSVGRPLRRAATKVQSYKELSVMAKMRRTE; this is encoded by the exons ATGGACACCGTTGTCCAAGTTGATTCAG CAGATGGTAGTGCCCAAAGGAAAAAACTAGCTGACATTAGCAACTTACAGCGCCGATTTAATCCAACAAACCAAGATGCTAAGCCGAAGCGTACTACAATTACTGCTAAAGAATATGTGGAAAAGCTCCACAAG GAAAATACAGAATTGGTGAAGCTCCTCGCTGACAGAAA TAAACTTATTGAGCTGAGCGCTGCAGAAATACAGAAATTGAGAATAAGCATTCAGAAAGTACAACTACAAAATATGCAACTTGCCCAAACAAATAGCCAAATGCTGGCG GAGCTTAATTCAAGTAAAGACAGG TTAAAATTACTTCAGCATGAGCTTGGATGCAAAAATGGGTTACTTGAAGCAAGAAAGTTTGAG GGAAAGAGAAAAAGAGTAACTTGTGAGGATAACGATGATGAG GTGGGTTCAACTTATCAGGATGGAGAATCCTTGCAAGTGGTACAGGAAAAGGAACCTAGTAAGGCCAACCATAGAAAGAAATCAAGGACCCAAT CTTTGGCCCCTCCTCCTGCTGTTAAAGAAGTTTGTGCTAAAGAGAAGGCTAACAATAAAAG GCGTTGTTCCAGAAGGCTCTCTGCTAGGTTCAAATCTAAAGAATTAGAAGAAACGGAAAACATTTCTGAGAGAGAAGATGATGAATTTCAAGTATCTTCTTTACATGATAAACCGGTTATCGAAAGTAGCGAAATGCTGTCTTCTCAACATGATGATCCAGCGGAAGCAAATGGTCAAACGCCATCTTCTTTGCATGGTGATCTAGTTGGTGCAAGTGGTCAAACACTACAGGGATCATCATtagaaaaagatgaagaaaatacaACCCCCAATTCTAGGAATCAAGAATTTAGGCGATCATCTGTTGGAAGACCGCTACGCCGAGCAGCTACGAAGGTTCAATCCTACAAAGAGTTATCAGTTATGGCTAAGATGCGCAGAACTGAGTGA
- the LOC133797888 gene encoding SHUGOSHIN 1-like isoform X2: MDTVVQVDSDGSAQRKKLADISNLQRRFNPTNQDAKPKRTTITAKEYVEKLHKENTELVKLLADRNKLIELSAAEIQKLRISIQKVQLQNMQLAQTNSQMLAELNSSKDRLKLLQHELGCKNGLLEARKFEGKRKRVTCEDNDDEVGSTYQDGESLQVVQEKEPSKANHRKKSRTQSLAPPPAVKEVCAKEKANNKRRCSRRLSARFKSKELEETENISEREDDEFQVSSLHDKPVIESSEMLSSQHDDPAEANGQTPSSLHGDLVGASGQTLQGSSLEKDEENTTPNSRNQEFRRSSVGRPLRRAATKVQSYKELSVMAKMRRTE; this comes from the exons ATGGACACCGTTGTCCAAGTTGATTCAG ATGGTAGTGCCCAAAGGAAAAAACTAGCTGACATTAGCAACTTACAGCGCCGATTTAATCCAACAAACCAAGATGCTAAGCCGAAGCGTACTACAATTACTGCTAAAGAATATGTGGAAAAGCTCCACAAG GAAAATACAGAATTGGTGAAGCTCCTCGCTGACAGAAA TAAACTTATTGAGCTGAGCGCTGCAGAAATACAGAAATTGAGAATAAGCATTCAGAAAGTACAACTACAAAATATGCAACTTGCCCAAACAAATAGCCAAATGCTGGCG GAGCTTAATTCAAGTAAAGACAGG TTAAAATTACTTCAGCATGAGCTTGGATGCAAAAATGGGTTACTTGAAGCAAGAAAGTTTGAG GGAAAGAGAAAAAGAGTAACTTGTGAGGATAACGATGATGAG GTGGGTTCAACTTATCAGGATGGAGAATCCTTGCAAGTGGTACAGGAAAAGGAACCTAGTAAGGCCAACCATAGAAAGAAATCAAGGACCCAAT CTTTGGCCCCTCCTCCTGCTGTTAAAGAAGTTTGTGCTAAAGAGAAGGCTAACAATAAAAG GCGTTGTTCCAGAAGGCTCTCTGCTAGGTTCAAATCTAAAGAATTAGAAGAAACGGAAAACATTTCTGAGAGAGAAGATGATGAATTTCAAGTATCTTCTTTACATGATAAACCGGTTATCGAAAGTAGCGAAATGCTGTCTTCTCAACATGATGATCCAGCGGAAGCAAATGGTCAAACGCCATCTTCTTTGCATGGTGATCTAGTTGGTGCAAGTGGTCAAACACTACAGGGATCATCATtagaaaaagatgaagaaaatacaACCCCCAATTCTAGGAATCAAGAATTTAGGCGATCATCTGTTGGAAGACCGCTACGCCGAGCAGCTACGAAGGTTCAATCCTACAAAGAGTTATCAGTTATGGCTAAGATGCGCAGAACTGAGTGA